The Solanum lycopersicum chromosome 6, SLM_r2.1 genome has a window encoding:
- the LOC101253696 gene encoding disease resistance protein Roq1-like isoform X1: MLVTLPFGNYQIVRNLSKLKVLSLRRSRKVKRQTGDSLMLPSSWEFHCLRKLKSLDLSGCNLSDNQTAALMNLPSLLELNLSRNKFISLPDIISRLSQLRYLNIKQCQELKELPKLPPSIEELYAEDFLAKHSIAKLQMYPRLNLVSFTNYSFVQQSYTKESNGSSVLDEILGSFLSHDMDNVVQSSLNCDYRVTCSIVFPECAIPTWFKHQSVGEKMLLELPINWYNDKFKGFAICCATHMGAGVLNPDSGLSKKYDYAFVKAKLICKDDLEVLEKECKVGTASRTYGSCVCFVYIPLYASLQVSGTDFGKINQYSLFEASLHGRIVRQWGVHLIYEDERTLFAKKIRKS; this comes from the coding sequence ATGCTGGTAACACTGCCATTTGGAAACTACCAGATTGTTAGAAACTTAAGCAAACTTAAAGTTCTATCATTAAGAAGAAGCCGGAAAGTAAAGCGTCAAACTGGTGACAGTTTGATGTTACCCTCTTCCTGGGAGTTTCATTGTTTGAGGAAATTGAAAAGCTTAGATCTCAGTGGATGCAATTTATCTGATAACCAAACTGCTGCTCTTATGAACTTGCCTTCTTTGCTGGAATTGAATCTGAGCAGAAACAAGTTTATTTCATTACCTGATATCATCAGTCGACTTTCTCAGCTTCGATATCTCAACATAAAACAGTGTCAGGAACTTAAGGAACTTCCCAAACTTCCACCAAGTATAGAGGAATTATATGCAGAAGATTTTTTGGCCAAGCACAGTATCGCAAAGCTACAAATGTACCCGAGGTTGAATTTGGTGTCATTCACTAATTATAGTTTTGTTCAACAATCTTATACAAAGGAGAGCAATGGTAGCTCAGTTTTGGATGAGATTCTTGGTTCGTTTCTTTCACACGACATGGATAATGTGGTCCAGTCCTCTCTCAACTGCGATTACAGGGTGACTTGTTCCATCGTCTTTCCTGAATGTGCAATTCCCACCTGGTTTAAGCACCAGAGTGTTGGGGAAAAGATGTTGCTCGAACTTCCTATTAATTGGTATAATGATAAGTTCAAGGGCTTTGCTATATGCTGTGCTACTCACATGGGAGCAGGTGTGTTGAATCCTGATTCAGGGCTATCCAAAAAGTATGATTATGCTTTCGTCAAAGCTAAATTGATATGCAAAGATGATTTAGAAGTGCTAGAGAAAGAATGTAAAGTGGGAACAGCATCTAGAACATACGGCTCGTGTGTTTGCTTTGTCTACATACCATTGTATGCTTCGCTGCAGGTGTCCGGCACAGATTTTGGAAAAATTAACCAGTATAGCCTATTTGAGGCATCTCTCCATGGGCGCATTGTGAGACAGTGGGGAGTTCATTTGATCTATGAGGATGAAAGAACactttttgcaaaaaaaatacGGAAGTCTTGA
- the LOC101255601 gene encoding vacuolar protein-sorting-associated protein 11 homolog → MYQWRKFEFFEEKFSGKVPDDIAGKIQCCSSGKGRIVLGCDDGSASLLDRGLKFNYGFQAHSSSVLFLQQLKQRNFLVTVGEDEQIASQPPAVCLKIFDLDKMEPEGTSTSSPDCIQILRVFTNQFPEAKITSFLVLEEAPPLLLIVIGLDNGSIYCIQGDIARERIKRFKLQVDNHSDKSQSSVTGLGFRVDGQVLQLFAVTPNTVNLFNMHTQAPTRQTLDQIGSSVTSVAMTDRSEFIIGRSEAIYFYEVDGRGPCWAFEGEKKFLGWFRGYLLCVFDDQRTGKNTFNVYDLKNRLIAHSIVVNDVSQMLCEWGNIILILEDKSTLCIGEKDMESKLDMLFKKNLYTVAINLVQSQQADAAATAEVLRKYGDHLYSKQNFDEAMAQYIHTIGHLEPSYVIQKFLDAQRIHNLTNYLEKLHEKGLASKDHTTLLLNCYTKLKDVEKLNEFIKSEDGVGEQKFDVETAIRVCRAANYHEHAMSVAKKAGRHEWYLKILLEDLGRYEEALQYISSLELSQAGVTVKEYGKILIEHKPAETVEILMRLCTEESELPKKGASSGAFISMLPSPIDFLNIFVHYPHALLEFLEKYTSKVKDSSAQVEIHNTLLELYLSHDLDFPSISQSNIDDGGNDLAHKSSKSVSNGRAISNKKDVNDEKGRQERRRKGLTLLKSAWPSELEQPLYDVDLVIILCEMNDFKEGLLFLYEKMKLFKEVIACYMQVHDHEGLISCCKRLGDLGKGGDPSLWADLLKYFGELGEDCSKEVKEILTYIERGDILPPIVVLQTLAKNPCLSLSVIKDYIARKLEHESQLIEEDRRAMEKYQEESSIMRKEIQDLRTNARIFQLSKCTTCTFTLDLPAVHFMCMHSFHQRCLGDNEKECPECAPEYRAVLETKRSLEQSSKNPDQFFQQVKSSKDGFSVIADYFGKGIISKTSNGPSEANGSNSASSGNDF, encoded by the exons ATGTATCAATGGaggaagtttgaattttttgagGAGAAATTTTCTGGGAAAGTTCCAGATGATATAGCGGGCAAGATCCAATGTTGTTCCAGCGGTAAAGGAAGGATTGTGTTGGGTTGTGATGATGGCAGTGCTTCGTTATTGGATCGAGGATTGAAGTTCAATTATGGTTTTCAAGCTCATTCTTCATCTGTCCTCTTCCTCCAACAGCTCAAG CAAAGGAACTTCTTAGTGACTGTTGGAGAAGATGAGCAAATAGCTTCCCAGCCCCCAGCTGTTTGTCTTAAAATTTTTGATCTTGACAAGATGGAGCCCGAGGGAACAAGTACATCAAGTCCAGATTGTATTCAAATACTGCGAGTGTTCACCAACCAGTTCCCTGAAGCAAAG ATCACATCGTTTTTGGTGCTGGAAGAGGCTCCGCCATTATTACTCATAGTTATAGGGCTGGACAATGGTTCCATCTATTGCATTCAAGGAGATATAGCCCGTGAACGTATCAAGCGCTTTAAGCTTCAGGTGGATAATCATTCAGACAAAAGCCAATCCTCCGTCACGGGTCTGGGATTCAGAGTGGATGGTCAGGTGCTTCAGCTGTTTGCTGTTACCCCAAATACAGTGAACTTGTTCAACATGCATACTCAAGCACCAACCCGGCAGACTCTTGATCAGATTGGATCTAGTGTAACTAGTGTTGCAATGACTGATCGATCG GAATTCATTATTGGTCGGTCTGAGGCGATATATTTCTATGAAGTTGATGGCCGTGGTCCTTGTTGGGCCTTTGAAGGAGAGAAGAAATTCCTTGGGTGGTTTCGCGGATACCTGTTATGTGTTTTTGATGATCAAAGAACTGGAAAGAACACTTTCAATGTTTATGATCTGAAGAACCGGTTAATTGCCCACAGTATAGTGGTTAACGATGTGTCTCAGATGCTTTGTGAATGGGGTAACATAATACTTATTTTGGAGGACAAATCAACTTTATGCATTGGGGAGAAAGATATGGAGAGCAAATTGGATATGCTTTTCAAGAAGAACCTTTATACAGTTGCTATAAATCTTGTCCAAAGCCAACAAGCTGATGCTGCTGCAACTGCTGAAGTGCTGAGGAAATATGGCGATCACTTGTACAGTAAACAAAACTTTGATGAGGCTATGGCTCAGTATATACACACCATTGGACATCTAGAACCTTCATATGTCATACAAAAATTTTTGGATGCACAGAGAATCCACAATCTCACCAATTACTTGGAAAAGTTGCACGAGAAGGGGCTTGCCTCAAAAGATCATACCACTCTTTTACTAAATTGTTACACCAAATTAAAAGATGTTGAGAAGCTGAATGAGTTTATCAAAAGTGAGGATGGGGTTGGGGAACAAAAGTTTGATGTTGAGACTGCAATAAGGGTATGCAGAGCTGCCAATTATCACGAGCATGCCATGTCTGTTGCTAAGAAAGCTGGGAGGCATGAATGGTACCTTAAAATTTTGCTTGAAGATCTAGGCAGGTATGAAGAAGCTTTACAATATATCAGCAGCCTTGAGTTGAGTCAAGCTGGGGTGACAGTGAAAGAGTATGGCAAAATTCTTATTGAGCATAAGCCAGCTGAAACAGTTGAGATACTCATGAGGCTTTGCACAGAGGAATCCGAACTGCCTAAGAAGGGAGCATCTAGTGGTGCATTTATTTCAATGTTGCCTTCTCCTATTGATTTTCTCAACATTTTTGTGCATTATCCTCATGCACTTCTGGAGTTCCTTGAAAAATATACCAGCAAAGTGAAGGATTCATCTGCTCAAGTGGAAATTCACAACACACTCCTGGAATTGTACTTGTCTCATGACCTGGATTTCCCATCAATTTCACAATCTAACATAGATGATGGTGGAAATGATCTAGCACATAAATCTTCAAAATCAGTATCTAATGGGAGGGCTATATCGAACAAGAAAGACGTAAATGATGAGAAAGGTCGTCAAGAGCGACGTCGGAAGGGGCTGACCTTGCTTAAGAGTGCATGGCCTTCTGAACTAGAACAACCACTATATGACGTTGATCTTGTCATAATTTTATGCGAGATGAATGACTTTAAAGAAGGATTGTTGTTTCTGTATGAGAAGATGAAACTTTTCAAAGAAGTTATTGCATGCTACATGCAGGTACATGATCATGAAGGTTTGATTTCATGCTGCAAGAGATTGGGTGATTTGGGTAAGGGGGGTGACCCTTCTCTTTGGGCAGatttgttgaagtattttggTGAACTTGGAGAAGACTGCTCAAAAGAAGTCAAAGAAATCCTGACATACATTGAGAGGGGTGATATCTTGCCTCCCATTGTGGTTCTTCAGACACTTGCTAAAAACCCGTGCCTCTCTCTCTCAGTTATCAAAGATTACATAGCTAGAAAGTTAGAACATGAGTCTCAGTTGATTGAAGAAGATCGCAGAGCTATGGAAAAGTATCAG GAAGAATCATCAATAATGAGAAAAGAGATCCAGGATCTAAGAACAAATGCTAGAATATTTCAGCTTAGCAAGTGTACTACTTGCACATTCACCCTAGACCTTCCTGCTGTCCACTTCATGTGTATGCACTCATTTCATCAGCGATGTCTTGGCGACAATGAGAAAGAGTGCCCCGAGTGTGCTCCCGAGTACAGAGCCGTTCTGGAAACAAAGAGAAGCTTGGAACAAAGTTCCAAAAACCCAGACCAGTTCTTCCAACAAGTCAAGAGCTCAAAGGATGGATTTTCCGTAATTGCTGATTATTTTGGCAAGGGGATTATCAGCAAAACCAGCAACGGGCCTTCTGAAGCTAATGGATCAAACAGTGCTTCTTCCGGCAACGATTTCTAG
- the LOC101253696 gene encoding disease resistance protein Roq1-like isoform X2 has protein sequence MVPMGADQHICKWSKAFRNMPCLRLLIVKGEEVRHHDLICDPIDCLPSNLKWLDWSYYSFESLPAYYEPGNLVGLRMPFSSLVEVVKEPKAFHKLTVLNLSFSRNLIRTPNFSEIPNLQRIILKSCASLAEIHPSIGHLRKVTFLNMENCKSLNSLPSSIQMESLEIFNLSGCEKLEKFPEIQGNMELLSELLLAHTAIWELPSSVGKLSGISLLDLHSCKNLVRLPASVSEMRKLKILTVKGCSRLAKFPENLGDLNQMEELYAGNTAIWKLPDC, from the exons ATGGTACCAATGGGCGCAGACCAACATATATGCAAGTGGAGCAAAGCTTTCCGAAACATGCCTTGTCTTAGGTTACTCATTGTCAAAGGGGAGGAGGTCCGGCATCATGACCTTATTTGTGACCCTATTGACTGTCTCCCCAGTAACTTGAAATGGCTTGATTGGTCATACTACAGTTTTGAATCTTTACCAGCATATTATGAACCAGGAAACCTTGTTGGGCTCCGCATGCCTTTCAGTTCTCTTGTTGAAGTTGTCAAGGAACCGAAG GCATTTCATAAGTTGACAGTCCTCAATTTAAGTTTTTCTAGAAATTTAATCCGAACGCCCAATTTTTCGGAGATCCCAAACCTGCAGAGGATTATACTGAAAAGTTGTGCAAGTTTGGCAGAAATTCATCCTTCCATTGGCCATCTCAGAAAGGTTACCTTTTTGAATATGGAAAACTGCAAAAGTCTCAATTCTTTACCAAGCAGTATTCAAATGGAATCTCTTGAAATTTTCAATCTCTCAGGTTGTGAGAAGTTAGAAAAATTTCCAGAAATTCAGGGAAATATGGAATTGCTATCAGAACTCCTTTTGGCACATACTGCAATATGGGAACTTCCCTCATCAGTTGGAAAGCTCAGTGGCATCAGCTTGCTCGATTTGCACTCATGTAAAAACCTTGTAAGACTCCCAGCCAGTGTCTCTGAGATGAGAAAGCTGAAAATTTTGACTGTGAAAGGCTGCTCAAGACTTGCAAAGTTTCCTGAAAATCTAGGTGATCTAAACCAGATGGAGGAGCTCTATGCTGGTAACACTGCCATTTGGAAACTACCAGATTGTTAG
- the LOC101255306 gene encoding uncharacterized protein: protein MALNNGLRSCASLISKTVKREFHSTGVKRMGGHGHDEPFYIHAKHMYNLDRMSNQKLKMTLGVWSAVAIGVIVPVYAVVFQQKKTASG, encoded by the exons ATGGCGTTGAACAACGGTTTGCGTTCATGTGCATCCCTTATCTCCAAAACTG TGAAGAGAGAGTTCCACTCAACAGGCGTCAAGAGAATGGGAGGTCATGGACATGACGAACCTTTTTACATTCACGCAAAACACATGTACAACTTGGACAGGATGTCAAACCAGAAGCTGAAGATGACTCTTGGTGTCTGGTCTGCAGTCGCCATTGGTGTTATAGTCCCAGTTTATGCTGTCGTCTTCCAGCAAAAGAAAACTGCTTCTGGCTAG